From the genome of Paenibacillus sp. JQZ6Y-1, one region includes:
- a CDS encoding LytR/AlgR family response regulator transcription factor gives MLKTFIVEDEPLARDELIYLLKRSKKVQVIGEADNLPQAWEDIVELEPELVFLDIGLAEHNGLELAQRLMELDRPPAVIFATAFDEYALQAFDLNALDYILKPFDERRIRQALDKLLMLKQESAISMSGSAVPLLKKLAVSLDDRIMMLDMDHIVVLASKEGKMSIHTTQGAFQSAEPLTRMEQRLDHSRFVRVHRNYIVNLSCIMEIQPWFNSTYLLLMSDDSRIPVSRNYVKTLRDLLGF, from the coding sequence ATGCTCAAAACCTTTATTGTGGAGGATGAACCGCTGGCGCGGGATGAACTAATTTATCTGCTCAAACGAAGTAAAAAGGTACAGGTGATCGGCGAAGCGGATAATCTGCCTCAGGCATGGGAAGACATTGTGGAGCTCGAACCGGAACTGGTGTTTCTGGATATTGGGCTGGCGGAGCACAATGGGCTGGAATTAGCGCAGCGGTTGATGGAGCTGGATCGTCCACCTGCTGTTATTTTTGCGACGGCATTTGACGAGTATGCGTTGCAGGCATTTGATCTCAATGCGCTGGATTATATCTTGAAGCCGTTTGACGAGCGACGGATTCGTCAAGCACTCGACAAGCTGCTGATGCTCAAACAGGAATCTGCCATTTCCATGTCTGGCAGTGCAGTTCCTCTACTCAAGAAGCTGGCGGTATCGCTGGACGACCGGATTATGATGCTGGATATGGATCATATAGTCGTGCTCGCATCCAAGGAGGGTAAAATGTCGATCCATACTACGCAGGGAGCATTCCAAAGCGCCGAACCGCTCACTCGGATGGAGCAGCGGCTTGATCACAGCCGCTTCGTGCGTGTGCATCGTAACTATATCGTGAATCTGTCCTGTATTATGGAAATTCAGCCTTGGTTTAACTCCACCTATCTGCTGCTGATGAGCGACGATTCGCGGATACCAGTCAGCCGCAACTATGTAAAAACGCTGCGCGATTTGCTCGGTTTTTGA
- a CDS encoding amino acid permease: MSNNRVGFWILTALVVGNMVGSGIFMLPRSLAAVSNPAGTVLAWSITGFGVLMLALVFGNLALRKPELSGGPQIYAKELFPNSPVLSLLSGFMSSWGYWVGNVAGFVAVITTFSSYLSTFIPAMKSSAVWFSIGSLDIKTGNALNFIVCSLLLWGTHALALRGIEGAGKMNLLATATKVIGFALFIVIALFAFQEANIGPFNAPHVDDDGQTVGLLSQVNGAAVVTLWAFIGVESAMVFAARAKRKQDVARATIVGLIIALALYVGISILTMGLLPGDQLQQSQNPLVDAMAAVMGPIGGYLLAGLGLISLIGSTIGWVLLSAEVPYEAARQGVFLRPFRDVNGKGMPRLSLWISNILGQLLIFSTISGSISQAFDFIIAIATLAYLVPYLISALYQLRLVITGESYGPQERRLRDGIIAVLATIYSAWVIYAGTADWKTFWFGVLLIVSGIVFYPLLLKQLRTSNA, translated from the coding sequence ATGAGTAACAATAGAGTGGGATTCTGGATTCTGACCGCGCTGGTCGTCGGCAATATGGTCGGCTCTGGAATCTTTATGCTGCCGCGTTCGCTGGCGGCGGTGTCCAATCCGGCAGGTACGGTACTGGCATGGAGCATTACAGGCTTCGGTGTGCTGATGCTGGCGCTTGTATTCGGCAATCTGGCACTACGTAAGCCGGAGCTGAGCGGCGGACCGCAAATTTATGCCAAAGAGCTGTTTCCGAACAGCCCCGTCTTATCGCTGCTGTCCGGCTTTATGTCCTCTTGGGGATATTGGGTTGGTAATGTAGCGGGCTTTGTGGCGGTAATTACGACCTTTTCCAGTTATCTGTCCACCTTTATCCCAGCGATGAAAAGTAGTGCGGTCTGGTTTAGCATTGGATCGCTGGATATTAAAACTGGCAATGCGCTGAACTTTATCGTCTGCTCCCTGCTGTTGTGGGGAACGCATGCACTTGCACTGCGCGGCATCGAAGGCGCAGGCAAAATGAATCTGCTTGCTACCGCGACCAAGGTGATCGGATTCGCGCTGTTTATTGTGATCGCCCTGTTTGCTTTTCAAGAGGCGAATATCGGTCCATTCAATGCGCCGCATGTGGACGACGATGGGCAAACGGTTGGTCTGCTGTCGCAGGTGAACGGTGCCGCAGTTGTAACGTTGTGGGCATTCATCGGAGTAGAATCGGCGATGGTATTCGCCGCCCGTGCCAAACGCAAGCAGGATGTGGCGCGCGCGACCATCGTTGGTCTGATTATTGCGCTGGCGCTGTATGTGGGCATTAGTATTTTGACAATGGGACTGCTGCCGGGCGATCAATTGCAGCAATCGCAAAATCCACTTGTTGACGCGATGGCAGCGGTTATGGGACCGATTGGTGGTTATCTGCTCGCTGGACTCGGACTGATCAGCCTGATCGGGTCTACCATCGGCTGGGTGCTGCTCAGTGCGGAAGTGCCGTATGAAGCGGCGCGTCAGGGCGTGTTCCTGCGTCCGTTCCGCGATGTGAACGGCAAAGGTATGCCGCGATTGTCGCTGTGGATCTCCAACATTCTCGGTCAGCTGCTGATCTTCTCCACCATCTCCGGCTCGATCTCGCAGGCGTTTGATTTTATTATCGCGATTGCGACGCTGGCGTATCTGGTGCCGTATCTGATCTCCGCGCTGTATCAATTGCGTCTAGTTATTACTGGCGAGAGCTATGGCCCGCAGGAACGTCGTCTGCGTGACGGTATCATTGCGGTGCTGGCTACGATCTACTCCGCGTGGGTCATCTATGCGGGAACAGCAGATTGGAAAACGTTCTGGTTTGGCGTGCTGCTGATTGTGAGCGGGATTGTCTTTTATCCATTGCTGCTCAAGCAGCTGCGTACGAGCAATGCGTGA
- a CDS encoding sigma-70 family RNA polymerase sigma factor → MLKQVALAKRGDPEAFQALMQSEKQKLYRIAFLYTHNEHDALEIFQETVYQAFRSIATLHNDNYFSTWLTRILINQAQAWLRKQQRMVPVSPDILQHTQLNSSVSIEPEVHMDLIQALGQLEETYRTVLILRYYRDYTIPQIADILDCPRGTVKTNIKRGLERLRIVLKGVYQDESATSLFQAGDR, encoded by the coding sequence ATGCTCAAGCAGGTGGCGCTGGCGAAGCGCGGTGACCCGGAAGCGTTTCAGGCGCTAATGCAGTCAGAAAAGCAAAAGCTGTACCGGATTGCGTTTCTGTATACGCACAATGAACATGATGCACTTGAGATATTTCAAGAAACGGTATATCAAGCATTTCGCAGCATCGCCACTTTGCATAATGACAACTACTTCTCAACATGGCTGACTCGGATTCTGATCAATCAAGCACAAGCGTGGCTTCGTAAACAGCAGCGTATGGTTCCTGTCAGCCCGGATATTCTCCAGCATACACAGCTTAATTCGTCCGTCTCGATCGAGCCTGAAGTACATATGGATCTTATACAGGCGCTGGGGCAATTAGAGGAAACATACCGAACCGTGCTCATCCTGCGCTATTATCGCGATTATACGATTCCGCAAATCGCGGATATTCTGGATTGTCCACGCGGTACGGTCAAAACCAATATCAAGCGCGGGCTGGAACGGCTGCGTATTGTACTGAAAGGAGTGTATCAGGATGAATCAGCAACATCCCTCTTTCAAGCCGGAGATCGATAA
- the rlmN gene encoding 23S rRNA (adenine(2503)-C(2))-methyltransferase RlmN, giving the protein MNKPSIYGLTMVQLADWLEQNGHKRSRSVQVWDSLYKKRVDNFEDMDVRAEIRELLAEHFSMRTMQEHVKQESADGTVKFLLRLQDGNLIETVLMRQKYGQSVCVTTQVGCNIGCSFCASGLIKKSRDLNAGEIVEQIMKVQQHLDAQGEGKLVTHIVVMGIGEPFDNFENMVNFINIVKDQKGLVIAPKRITVSTSGLPDKIREFADSDLLVNLALSLHAPNNELRTRIMKINRAFPLEQLMDAVDYYLQKTNRRIMMEYILLQGVNDQVEQAHELAALLADKKQMTSVNLIPYNPVDEHSQYQRSKQEDILAFYDVLKKNGINCTIRMEHGTDIDAACGQLRSKQMKKAERSRENDSTTLVSG; this is encoded by the coding sequence ATGAATAAACCATCCATATATGGATTAACGATGGTCCAGCTGGCAGACTGGCTGGAACAGAATGGACATAAACGCTCGCGTTCGGTGCAGGTGTGGGATAGCCTGTACAAGAAGCGTGTCGACAACTTTGAAGACATGGACGTGCGTGCGGAAATTCGCGAGCTGCTGGCAGAGCATTTCAGCATGCGCACGATGCAGGAGCATGTGAAACAGGAATCCGCTGATGGTACGGTGAAATTCTTGCTGCGTTTACAAGACGGCAACCTGATCGAAACGGTGCTGATGCGCCAGAAATATGGACAATCTGTCTGCGTGACTACACAGGTTGGCTGTAATATCGGATGCAGTTTTTGCGCGAGTGGTCTGATCAAAAAGAGCCGCGATCTAAACGCTGGCGAGATCGTCGAGCAGATCATGAAGGTGCAGCAGCATCTGGATGCGCAAGGCGAAGGTAAACTCGTTACGCACATCGTGGTGATGGGCATCGGCGAGCCGTTTGATAATTTCGAGAACATGGTCAACTTTATCAATATCGTCAAAGATCAAAAAGGTCTCGTCATCGCACCGAAGCGCATTACCGTCTCTACAAGCGGTCTGCCGGACAAAATCCGTGAGTTCGCCGACAGCGATCTGCTCGTGAATCTGGCGCTGTCGCTGCATGCGCCGAACAATGAGCTGCGCACACGCATCATGAAGATCAACCGCGCCTTCCCATTGGAGCAGCTGATGGATGCCGTAGATTATTATTTACAAAAAACCAATCGCCGCATCATGATGGAATACATTCTGCTGCAAGGCGTGAACGATCAGGTGGAGCAGGCGCATGAATTGGCAGCCCTGCTGGCAGACAAAAAGCAAATGACCAGCGTCAACCTGATCCCGTACAACCCGGTTGACGAGCATAGCCAGTACCAACGCAGCAAGCAGGAAGACATTCTCGCTTTCTACGATGTACTGAAAAAGAACGGCATCAACTGCACCATCCGTATGGAGCACGGTACTGACATCGACGCCGCTTGTGGTCAGCTGCGCAGCAAGCAGATGAAAAAAGCCGAGCGCAGTCGTGAGAATGATTCGACGACATTGGTTAGCGGTTAA
- a CDS encoding ABC transporter permease, producing the protein MIRSIFWSDRLKLRRTSLPAVLVLVPLLVLAYELVNLTYRSDYVVRQAAMFKAQSMWEFLLYDNSLLYGLGFPLAATIVTSMIVNIEHQSNSWKAILAQPISKVGIYMSKFAWTILGLTFSASIFFVGTILLGKGLGLEGKMPLWLIFADSYSILITTLPMIAFQFWLSIVFKNQAFPIIVGAILSIMGLFLAAGSTTRWLPLAYPVQSSTVTLQYEGLVYNGDLPAYITINILVGIVLLVIGMIDFRRREM; encoded by the coding sequence ATGATTCGAAGCATATTCTGGTCGGATCGTCTCAAGCTGAGACGTACTTCGCTTCCCGCTGTGCTTGTTCTCGTGCCGCTGCTTGTGCTTGCTTATGAGTTGGTCAATCTTACGTATCGTTCCGACTATGTGGTGCGTCAAGCTGCCATGTTTAAAGCCCAATCCATGTGGGAATTCCTTCTGTATGACAACAGTCTTCTGTACGGTCTTGGCTTTCCTCTGGCAGCCACAATCGTCACATCCATGATCGTCAATATTGAACACCAGTCCAATTCGTGGAAAGCGATTCTGGCTCAACCGATTTCCAAAGTAGGCATTTATATGAGCAAATTCGCATGGACCATTTTGGGTTTGACCTTTTCCGCCAGTATCTTCTTTGTCGGTACGATTTTGCTGGGCAAAGGATTAGGATTGGAAGGCAAAATGCCCCTATGGCTGATCTTCGCTGACAGCTATAGCATCCTGATTACCACCTTACCGATGATCGCTTTTCAATTTTGGCTTTCGATTGTATTTAAAAATCAGGCATTTCCCATTATTGTGGGTGCTATTCTTTCTATCATGGGGCTATTTCTTGCCGCTGGTTCCACGACACGCTGGTTGCCGCTGGCGTATCCTGTGCAATCATCCACCGTTACACTGCAATACGAAGGGCTGGTCTACAACGGCGATTTGCCTGCCTACATTACGATCAATATTCTAGTGGGTATCGTGCTGCTTGTGATCGGAATGATTGATTTTAGACGCAGAGAAATGTAG
- a CDS encoding carbon starvation CstA family protein has protein sequence MSAIPIMIATICILLIAYRLYGTFMAVKVLKLKQMDEQSQTPAYRLEDGKDYVPTSKVVSFGHHFAAIAAAGPLVGPILAAQFGYLPSLIWLLVGAVVGGAVHDAVVLFASMRKDGQSLSEVAKKELGPVAGFCTGLAMLFIITITMAGLSLVVLHALERNPWGTFAVGITIPIAMMVGLYYKKTGDLKTPSIVGFLLIMVGVGIGPWIQHSVLGQWLTLEMSTLAIILPVYAFFAAALPVWLLLAPRDYLSSIMKIGVFVALVIGVFIVNPAISFPAVTEFIHGGGPILAGPVWPFISITIACGAISGFHAFVGSGTTPKMLQRWTDIKSVGFGAMLVECLVAVMALIAAISLQPADYFAINSSPAVFDTLGMQTVHLAELSREIGMDLEGRTGGAVTLAVGMTYIFKSIPWFASLASYFFQFVILFEAVFILTAVDAGTRVSRYLIQDFFGEFYKPLKRLDWIPGAILASALACLSWGYLLFSGDIGSVWALFGVSNQLMASIGLIIGATVILKFADKRRYMLTCLIPLAYLYVTVNYAGYWMVRHVYLNPDASGYSVLNGVLSIIMLILGAIILVTAIQKWRQLWNDPKGLKVQAVELGAPSKA, from the coding sequence ATGAGTGCAATTCCGATTATGATCGCTACGATCTGTATTCTGTTGATTGCTTACCGCCTGTACGGAACATTTATGGCGGTCAAAGTATTGAAGCTCAAGCAAATGGATGAACAATCGCAAACGCCGGCTTATCGACTAGAGGATGGCAAGGACTATGTACCGACGAGCAAGGTCGTTTCGTTTGGACACCATTTTGCAGCCATCGCAGCGGCGGGTCCGCTGGTGGGACCGATTTTGGCGGCGCAGTTTGGCTATTTGCCAAGTCTGATTTGGCTGTTGGTTGGTGCGGTCGTCGGCGGTGCGGTGCATGATGCGGTCGTGCTGTTTGCCTCCATGCGCAAGGACGGGCAATCGCTGTCCGAAGTTGCGAAAAAGGAGCTAGGACCAGTCGCGGGATTCTGTACTGGGCTTGCGATGCTATTCATCATTACGATTACGATGGCGGGTCTGTCACTCGTCGTGCTGCATGCGCTAGAACGCAATCCGTGGGGAACCTTTGCCGTCGGGATCACGATACCGATTGCGATGATGGTCGGCTTGTATTACAAAAAGACAGGCGATCTGAAAACGCCATCCATCGTTGGCTTTCTATTGATCATGGTGGGCGTTGGCATTGGACCGTGGATACAGCATTCGGTGCTGGGACAGTGGCTGACTTTGGAAATGTCGACGCTGGCAATCATCCTTCCTGTATATGCCTTCTTCGCGGCAGCGCTACCGGTGTGGCTACTGCTGGCACCGCGCGATTACCTGAGCAGTATTATGAAAATCGGCGTTTTCGTGGCGCTGGTCATCGGGGTCTTTATCGTCAATCCGGCGATTTCCTTTCCGGCGGTAACTGAATTCATTCATGGCGGCGGACCAATTCTCGCGGGACCGGTCTGGCCGTTCATTTCGATCACGATTGCATGTGGGGCAATCTCAGGATTTCACGCCTTCGTTGGCTCTGGTACGACACCGAAAATGCTACAGCGCTGGACGGATATTAAGTCGGTTGGCTTTGGTGCGATGCTGGTGGAGTGTCTAGTGGCAGTGATGGCGCTGATTGCAGCCATTTCGCTACAGCCAGCTGATTATTTTGCCATCAATTCCAGCCCAGCCGTGTTCGATACACTCGGAATGCAGACGGTGCATCTGGCAGAACTGAGTCGGGAAATTGGCATGGATCTGGAAGGCAGAACCGGTGGTGCGGTAACGCTGGCGGTCGGTATGACGTATATTTTCAAAAGTATTCCGTGGTTTGCCAGTCTCGCCTCTTATTTCTTCCAGTTTGTTATTCTGTTCGAGGCGGTATTCATTCTGACGGCGGTTGATGCTGGTACACGGGTATCGCGCTATCTGATTCAGGATTTCTTCGGTGAATTTTACAAGCCGCTCAAACGACTGGACTGGATACCGGGCGCGATTCTGGCGAGTGCGCTGGCATGTCTGTCGTGGGGCTATCTGCTCTTTTCCGGGGATATTGGTTCGGTCTGGGCGTTGTTCGGCGTATCCAACCAGCTGATGGCATCCATCGGGCTGATCATCGGAGCGACGGTCATTTTGAAATTCGCGGATAAACGCCGGTATATGCTCACCTGCCTCATCCCGCTAGCATATCTGTATGTGACCGTGAACTATGCGGGCTACTGGATGGTGCGACATGTGTATCTGAATCCAGACGCATCCGGGTATAGCGTGCTGAATGGTGTACTATCCATCATTATGCTTATTCTCGGTGCCATCATTCTGGTGACAGCGATCCAGAAATGGCGCCAGCTTTGGAACGATCCCAAAGGGCTAAAGGTGCAGGCAGTAGAGCTTGGAGCGCCTAGTAAAGCTTGA
- a CDS encoding alpha-L-fucosidase, giving the protein MSISIREAATVTPSARQLAWQKLEFYGFIHFTVNTFTDREWGDGTESPDIFHPTELDARQWAQACHAAGMKGLILTCKHHDGFCLWPSRYTEHSVRNSPWRQRQGDLVREVSEACHKYGLKFGIYLSPWDRHERSYGDSEAYNDYFVHQLEELLTEYGDIFSVWFDGACGEGPNGKRQIYDWDRYYAVIRRHQPQAVISVCGPDVRWCGNEAGHTRTSEWCVVPASMQDNEKIQEKSQTEDDATFASRINSDEDDLGSREVIAKADKLIWYPAEVNTSIRPGWFYHATEDDLVKDTDTLMELYERTVGGNSCFLLNLPPDRRGLIHEKDVQVLQELGERIAVYDDNDLAFHAAVQVTECADAQPMLFDGSCLTDGREDTWWQSAEGVEQAMIELDLGQTVTFDRVVLREHIASGQRIEQFTVEVLTASGEWQVIHMGTVVGYKCICRLAPQQARYMRISIVGSRWCPTLQSVGVFDTAQKRNSL; this is encoded by the coding sequence ATGAGCATTTCCATTCGGGAGGCGGCTACGGTTACTCCTTCGGCAAGGCAGCTGGCATGGCAGAAGTTAGAGTTTTACGGATTTATTCATTTTACGGTCAATACATTTACGGATCGCGAATGGGGCGACGGTACGGAATCGCCGGATATCTTCCATCCGACGGAGTTGGATGCGCGTCAATGGGCGCAGGCTTGTCATGCGGCTGGGATGAAGGGATTGATTCTGACGTGTAAGCACCACGATGGCTTTTGCCTGTGGCCTAGTCGTTATACAGAGCATTCGGTTCGCAATAGTCCGTGGCGGCAGAGACAGGGTGATCTTGTACGTGAGGTATCGGAAGCGTGCCACAAGTATGGATTGAAATTTGGCATATACCTGTCGCCTTGGGATCGGCATGAGCGTAGCTATGGTGACTCTGAAGCGTACAATGACTATTTCGTGCATCAACTGGAAGAATTGCTGACTGAGTATGGAGATATTTTCAGCGTGTGGTTTGACGGCGCATGTGGGGAAGGACCGAATGGGAAAAGGCAGATATATGACTGGGATCGCTATTATGCCGTCATTCGTCGCCACCAGCCGCAAGCGGTCATCTCGGTATGCGGACCGGATGTGCGCTGGTGCGGCAACGAAGCTGGTCATACTCGTACATCCGAGTGGTGTGTCGTGCCTGCTTCCATGCAGGATAACGAGAAGATTCAGGAAAAGTCGCAAACGGAAGACGATGCTACTTTTGCCAGTCGCATCAATTCCGACGAAGACGATCTGGGCAGCCGTGAGGTCATCGCCAAAGCAGATAAATTGATCTGGTATCCAGCAGAGGTGAACACGTCGATTCGTCCGGGCTGGTTTTACCATGCCACTGAGGATGATCTGGTTAAGGATACCGATACACTAATGGAGCTGTACGAGCGCACGGTAGGTGGCAATTCCTGCTTTTTGCTCAATCTGCCGCCAGATCGCCGTGGGCTGATTCATGAAAAGGATGTGCAGGTGCTGCAAGAATTGGGCGAACGCATCGCCGTCTATGATGACAACGATCTGGCATTTCATGCAGCAGTGCAAGTGACCGAATGTGCCGATGCACAGCCTATGCTGTTCGATGGTAGCTGCCTGACGGATGGTCGAGAGGATACGTGGTGGCAATCAGCAGAAGGTGTGGAGCAGGCAATGATAGAGCTTGATCTTGGGCAAACGGTGACATTTGATCGGGTAGTCTTGAGGGAGCATATTGCGTCTGGGCAGCGGATCGAGCAGTTTACGGTAGAGGTGCTGACGGCGAGCGGGGAGTGGCAAGTAATCCATATGGGTACAGTCGTGGGATACAAATGTATCTGCCGTCTTGCTCCGCAGCAGGCGCGTTATATGCGCATTTCCATTGTCGGATCGCGCTGGTGTCCGACGCTGCAGTCGGTGGGTGTATTTGATACGGCGCAAAAACGTAATTCGCTATAG
- a CDS encoding DUF4179 domain-containing protein yields MNQQHPSFKPEIDNIPVPDMKLDQIIVEATQQSVPQTVVRKPRLRHWKGMVAAAAALLICFAALIGSASFSPVIASMVSRIPVVGDFLLGSRDVGLQRASKQGLTVPLDQSQIADGMTITLRELYYDDTRLSLGYSLQAEQPADLSDQRLLMPRLSINGKEIPTGGSGSFSSSNEYTLEGVWDFDPHQKLPDSFLATFRIAGPDNRVWSFEVPVHMQQKSRNIAVDYTGRAANITLHIPSIRSGVAELNIQYQADSAIPERLRSMSGLVFEVTDQNGNSLDTTGSESHLDTLQNGNVQASGKHRLDPVDEHATVLHIKPVLHVARPNHESIAIPFPAFDVSLPSPIHP; encoded by the coding sequence ATGAATCAGCAACATCCCTCTTTCAAGCCGGAGATCGATAATATTCCCGTACCGGACATGAAGCTGGATCAGATCATTGTCGAAGCGACGCAACAGTCGGTACCGCAAACGGTTGTCCGTAAGCCTCGTTTACGGCATTGGAAAGGTATGGTTGCCGCGGCGGCTGCCCTGCTGATCTGTTTTGCTGCTCTCATAGGCTCCGCCAGCTTCTCACCTGTTATCGCCAGTATGGTATCACGGATTCCGGTAGTCGGTGATTTTCTGTTAGGATCGCGGGATGTAGGGCTACAGCGCGCCAGCAAGCAGGGGTTGACTGTACCGCTGGATCAATCTCAGATTGCGGATGGCATGACCATTACGCTGCGTGAATTGTACTACGATGACACCCGATTGTCGCTGGGCTATTCCTTACAGGCAGAGCAGCCCGCCGATCTGTCGGATCAACGACTGCTCATGCCAAGATTGTCGATTAACGGTAAAGAAATTCCTACAGGCGGCAGCGGTTCCTTTTCCTCATCAAATGAATATACGCTGGAAGGGGTATGGGACTTCGATCCGCATCAGAAGCTGCCAGATTCATTCTTGGCTACATTCCGTATTGCTGGACCAGACAATCGGGTATGGTCATTTGAGGTTCCCGTTCATATGCAGCAAAAATCGCGGAACATCGCCGTCGATTATACCGGTCGTGCTGCCAATATTACGCTGCATATTCCCTCTATCCGCTCCGGTGTGGCTGAGTTGAATATCCAATACCAAGCAGATTCCGCCATCCCAGAGCGGCTGCGCTCCATGAGTGGGCTTGTCTTTGAAGTGACTGACCAGAACGGCAACTCTTTGGATACGACAGGCAGCGAAAGTCATTTGGATACACTGCAAAACGGCAATGTACAAGCGTCAGGCAAACATCGGTTGGATCCAGTCGATGAACATGCTACGGTGCTGCATATCAAGCCCGTACTGCATGTTGCACGTCCGAATCATGAAAGTATCGCGATTCCATTTCCAGCCTTTGATGTTTCTCTTCCATCACCAATCCATCCATAA
- a CDS encoding ABC transporter permease yields MKNIISVERLKLKRSKIWFLYVLGPLVGVVLAFINFRNNYDLFMQPGDNEWMEAWTQVAIFMGPFVLPIMVGIYAAMVCRGEHVGGGWKQLMALPLERHQIFLGKLIMSAIMVAITLGMVFILFLVFGIVNRLQGFPPIGSILVFVVQGFLACMPLLLIQLIISIRSKTFGIPLAVSIVFTLPAIIVASTPLGQFYPWTQPMLAMSPADESPIESYALFYCLLVGIFAVCLILGLRSFARRDVA; encoded by the coding sequence ATGAAAAACATCATTAGCGTCGAACGATTAAAACTCAAACGCTCCAAAATCTGGTTTCTATATGTGCTTGGACCGCTTGTTGGTGTTGTCCTTGCCTTTATCAACTTTAGAAATAATTATGATTTGTTCATGCAGCCAGGCGACAACGAATGGATGGAAGCATGGACACAGGTTGCTATATTCATGGGTCCCTTTGTATTACCGATTATGGTTGGAATCTATGCCGCTATGGTATGCAGAGGAGAGCATGTCGGCGGAGGATGGAAGCAATTGATGGCACTTCCTCTGGAACGACACCAGATCTTCTTAGGCAAACTGATCATGTCCGCTATCATGGTTGCCATAACGCTTGGGATGGTCTTTATACTGTTTTTGGTATTTGGCATCGTCAACCGATTACAAGGATTTCCGCCGATAGGGAGTATTCTCGTGTTTGTCGTACAGGGCTTTCTCGCTTGTATGCCGCTATTGCTGATTCAGTTAATCATCTCTATTCGTTCCAAAACGTTTGGTATCCCATTGGCAGTCAGTATTGTCTTCACTTTACCAGCGATTATTGTCGCTAGTACTCCGCTGGGACAATTTTACCCTTGGACACAGCCGATGCTAGCGATGTCACCCGCGGATGAGTCGCCAATCGAATCGTATGCTTTGTTTTATTGTTTGCTTGTAGGCATATTTGCCGTTTGTCTCATTTTGGGATTAAGAAGCTTTGCCAGACGTGATGTCGCTTGA
- a CDS encoding ABC transporter ATP-binding protein, producing the protein MDNLIISTTNLTKKYKKNTSVDGIDLRMNRGEIYGFLGPNGAGKTTTIRMLLGLIKPSRGSIDIFGQSLKRNRINILQRVGSLVESPSYYGNLTGYENLETVRRLRGLPEKRVHEVLDIVRLTKVANRLAKEYSLGMKQRLGIAAALLSQPDLLILDEPTNGLDPAGIQEIRELIKELPGRQGMSVLISSHLLSEIDQMATQVGIINEGKLIFQDSIDTLRQKQKPLLKIGVNDIHEANSVLKNNGLAPQMQNEALWISETAPEFVSEINSILVHSGVSVYRLEEVKRTLEDIFLDITGKGASL; encoded by the coding sequence ATGGACAATCTGATTATATCCACAACGAATTTGACCAAAAAATACAAAAAGAACACATCGGTCGACGGAATCGATCTGCGAATGAATCGCGGCGAAATTTATGGTTTTCTCGGTCCGAATGGTGCAGGTAAAACAACTACAATCCGCATGCTGCTCGGTCTGATTAAGCCGTCGCGAGGCTCCATCGACATATTCGGGCAAAGTCTGAAGCGAAATCGGATCAATATTTTGCAGCGAGTGGGTTCCTTGGTTGAATCCCCTTCGTATTATGGCAATCTGACTGGCTACGAGAATCTGGAAACCGTACGCCGATTACGAGGGCTTCCAGAAAAGCGTGTACATGAGGTTCTGGATATTGTACGTCTCACCAAAGTTGCCAATCGGCTGGCAAAGGAATATTCACTTGGTATGAAGCAGCGACTTGGTATTGCAGCAGCCCTACTGAGCCAGCCAGATCTGCTCATTCTGGATGAGCCGACCAATGGACTTGATCCTGCCGGTATTCAGGAAATTCGCGAGCTGATCAAAGAGCTGCCCGGCAGACAGGGTATGAGTGTACTCATTTCTAGCCACTTGCTAAGTGAAATCGACCAGATGGCAACGCAGGTGGGAATTATCAATGAAGGCAAACTGATTTTTCAAGATTCCATTGATACCTTGCGACAAAAGCAAAAGCCGCTGTTGAAGATTGGTGTCAATGACATACATGAAGCAAATTCCGTACTTAAAAATAATGGCTTGGCACCTCAAATGCAGAATGAAGCGCTCTGGATTTCGGAAACGGCTCCTGAATTTGTCTCTGAGATCAACTCCATTCTGGTTCATTCTGGCGTGTCCGTATATCGGCTGGAAGAAGTAAAACGAACGCTGGAAGATATCTTTTTGGATATTACGGGGAAAGGAGCCAGCTTATGA